The following proteins are co-located in the Paralichthys olivaceus isolate ysfri-2021 chromosome 2, ASM2471397v2, whole genome shotgun sequence genome:
- the LOC109638577 gene encoding sodium- and chloride-dependent GABA transporter 2-like isoform X1 gives MEGDFLKGNSPEVPAPDNRLLKKNQLLDRGQWASKLEFMLAVAGTLVGLGNLWRFPYLCYKNGGGAFLVPYVLFLLACGIPMFLLETAMGQFTSQGCITCWRHFCPLFEGIGYATQVVIAYAAVSYIVIQAWAFFYLFSSFSAEVPWASCRNTWNTESCVEFDKTNFSSNWTANATTPATEFWERRVLGISQGIEEVGSLRWELALCLLLAWILCYFCVWKGVRSTGKVVYFTATFPYVMLVVLLARGLTLPGAVNGIAFYLYPDPTRLVDPQVWMDAGAQVLFSFGICQGSLTALGSYNQYNNDCYKDTFVLCLVNGMSSFVAGFAIFSVLGFMSYEQGLPISEVAASGPGLAFIAYPRAVAMMPLPQLWAICFFVMVILLGADTQFVSLECLMTSVTDMFPTVFRRAYRRELLLLCLCSVCFFLGLLLVTEGGLYFLQLFDHYVCSGNNLLLLSVCQSIAIGWIYGADRLYDNIEDMIGYRPWPLMKYCWLYVTPGVCLGTFIFSVVKYKPLKFNKTYTYPTWAYALGWFLGLFCVLLVPLWIIFKLTQMKGTISQNFMQLCRPENKTQNTENQPEQCPLNPDNTLTPAANEYKGSGGSEMEMQVAPPTPLGSNSGTFRPPDPPLLF, from the exons ATGGAGGG GGATTTTCTCAAAGGAAACAGTCCTGAGGTGCCAGCTCCAGATAACAGGCTTCTGAAGAAGAACCAGCTGCTGGACCGGGGCCAATGGGCGAGCAAGTTAGAGTTCATGCTGGCAGTGGCAGGGACCCTGGTCGGGCTGGGAAACCTCTGGAGGTTCCCCTATCTGTGCTACAAGAACGGTGGAG gTGCATTTCTAGTTCCATATGTCTTGTTTCTGCTCGCTTGTGGTATCCCTATGTTCCTCCTGGAGACGGCCATGGGACAGTTCACGTCCCAGGGGTGCATCACCTGCTGGAGGCACTTCTGCCCCTTGTTTGAAG GGATCGGGTATGCTACCCAGGTGGTGATTGCATACGCTGCCGTGTCGTACATCGTCATCCAGGCTTGGGCCTTCTTCTACCTCTTCTCATCTTTTAGTGCCGAGGTTCCGTGGGCCAGCTGCAGAAACACCTGGAACACAG agtcTTGTGTTGAATTTGATAAAACAAATTTTTCCTCCAACTGGACAGCAAACGCAACAACACCTGCAACAGAATTCTGGGA gagaCGAGTACTGGGTATATCTCAAGGGATTGAGGAGGTTGGTAGCCTGAGGTGGGAGTTGGCCTTGTGTCTCCTGCTGGCGTGGATCCTGTGCTACTTCTGTGTTTGGAAAGGAGTTCGATCCACTGGAAAG GTAGTTTACTTTACAGCCACTTTCCCATACGTGATGTTGGTGGTTCTGTTGGCTCGTGGACTCACTTTACCAGGAGCCGTGAATGGCATAGCTTTCTACCTGTATCCTGACCCTACAAGGTTGGTCGACCCTCAA GTTTGGATGGATGCAGGTGCACAAGTTCTCTTCTCTTTTGGCATATGTCAGGGGAGTTTGACTGCTCTGGGAAGTTACAATCAGTATAACAATGATTGTTACAA AGATACATTTGTTCTTTGTTTGGTGAATGGCATGTCCAGTTTTGTGGCAGGGTTTGCAATCTTTTCCGTTTTGGGATTCATGTCGTATGAACAAGGACTGCCCATATCTGAAGTAGCTGCCTCTG GTCCTGGCTTGGCATTTATTGCTTATCCACGTGCAGTAGCCATGATGCCTCTACCTCAGTTGTGGGCTATATGCTTCTTCGTCATGGTCATCTTGTTGGGTGCAGATACACag TTTGTCAGTCTGGAGTGCCTGATGACGTCGGTGACAGACATGTTTCCTACAGTTTTTCGAAGAGCTTATCGTAGGGAGTTGCTGCTCCtttgtctctgctctgtgtgcttCTTTCTCGGCCTCCTCCTCGTCACAGAG GGGGGCTTGTATTTCCTTCAACTCTTTGACCATTATGTTTGCAGCGGCAACAATCTTCTCCTCCTGTCAGTGTGTCAGTCGATAGCGATTGGATGGATATACG GTGCAGACCGTCTCTATGACAACATTGAAGACATGATTGGCTATCGTCCGTGGCCGCTGATGAAGTATTGCTGGCTTTACGTTACCCCTGGTGTTTGTCTG GGCACCTTCATCTTTTCAGTGGTGAAGTACAAACCTCTCAAGTTCAACAAAACCTACACCTACCCGACCTGGGCCTACGCTCTTGGCTGGTTTCTTGGACTTTTCTGCGTTCTCCTGGTTCCACTGTGGATCATCTTCAAACTTACTCAGATGAAAGGAACAATATCTCAG AATTTCATGCAGCTTTGCCGTCCTGAAAAcaagacacaaaacacagagaaccagcCTGAGCAATGTCCTCTGAACCCAGACAACACGCTGACTCCTGCTGCCAACGAATACAAGGGAAGTGGTGGATCTGAGATGGAGATGCAAGT agccccccccacccccctcggCAGCAACTCGGGCACGTTTCGGCCACCCGATCCTCCCCTATTGTTCTAA
- the LOC109638577 gene encoding sodium- and chloride-dependent GABA transporter 2-like isoform X2, translated as MEGDFLKGNSPEVPAPDNRLLKKNQLLDRGQWASKLEFMLAVAGTLVGLGNLWRFPYLCYKNGGGAFLVPYVLFLLACGIPMFLLETAMGQFTSQGCITCWRHFCPLFEGIGYATQVVIAYAAVSYIVIQAWAFFYLFSSFSAEVPWASCRNTWNTANATTPATEFWERRVLGISQGIEEVGSLRWELALCLLLAWILCYFCVWKGVRSTGKVVYFTATFPYVMLVVLLARGLTLPGAVNGIAFYLYPDPTRLVDPQVWMDAGAQVLFSFGICQGSLTALGSYNQYNNDCYKDTFVLCLVNGMSSFVAGFAIFSVLGFMSYEQGLPISEVAASGPGLAFIAYPRAVAMMPLPQLWAICFFVMVILLGADTQFVSLECLMTSVTDMFPTVFRRAYRRELLLLCLCSVCFFLGLLLVTEGGLYFLQLFDHYVCSGNNLLLLSVCQSIAIGWIYGADRLYDNIEDMIGYRPWPLMKYCWLYVTPGVCLGTFIFSVVKYKPLKFNKTYTYPTWAYALGWFLGLFCVLLVPLWIIFKLTQMKGTISQNFMQLCRPENKTQNTENQPEQCPLNPDNTLTPAANEYKGSGGSEMEMQVAPPTPLGSNSGTFRPPDPPLLF; from the exons ATGGAGGG GGATTTTCTCAAAGGAAACAGTCCTGAGGTGCCAGCTCCAGATAACAGGCTTCTGAAGAAGAACCAGCTGCTGGACCGGGGCCAATGGGCGAGCAAGTTAGAGTTCATGCTGGCAGTGGCAGGGACCCTGGTCGGGCTGGGAAACCTCTGGAGGTTCCCCTATCTGTGCTACAAGAACGGTGGAG gTGCATTTCTAGTTCCATATGTCTTGTTTCTGCTCGCTTGTGGTATCCCTATGTTCCTCCTGGAGACGGCCATGGGACAGTTCACGTCCCAGGGGTGCATCACCTGCTGGAGGCACTTCTGCCCCTTGTTTGAAG GGATCGGGTATGCTACCCAGGTGGTGATTGCATACGCTGCCGTGTCGTACATCGTCATCCAGGCTTGGGCCTTCTTCTACCTCTTCTCATCTTTTAGTGCCGAGGTTCCGTGGGCCAGCTGCAGAAACACCTGGAACACAG CAAACGCAACAACACCTGCAACAGAATTCTGGGA gagaCGAGTACTGGGTATATCTCAAGGGATTGAGGAGGTTGGTAGCCTGAGGTGGGAGTTGGCCTTGTGTCTCCTGCTGGCGTGGATCCTGTGCTACTTCTGTGTTTGGAAAGGAGTTCGATCCACTGGAAAG GTAGTTTACTTTACAGCCACTTTCCCATACGTGATGTTGGTGGTTCTGTTGGCTCGTGGACTCACTTTACCAGGAGCCGTGAATGGCATAGCTTTCTACCTGTATCCTGACCCTACAAGGTTGGTCGACCCTCAA GTTTGGATGGATGCAGGTGCACAAGTTCTCTTCTCTTTTGGCATATGTCAGGGGAGTTTGACTGCTCTGGGAAGTTACAATCAGTATAACAATGATTGTTACAA AGATACATTTGTTCTTTGTTTGGTGAATGGCATGTCCAGTTTTGTGGCAGGGTTTGCAATCTTTTCCGTTTTGGGATTCATGTCGTATGAACAAGGACTGCCCATATCTGAAGTAGCTGCCTCTG GTCCTGGCTTGGCATTTATTGCTTATCCACGTGCAGTAGCCATGATGCCTCTACCTCAGTTGTGGGCTATATGCTTCTTCGTCATGGTCATCTTGTTGGGTGCAGATACACag TTTGTCAGTCTGGAGTGCCTGATGACGTCGGTGACAGACATGTTTCCTACAGTTTTTCGAAGAGCTTATCGTAGGGAGTTGCTGCTCCtttgtctctgctctgtgtgcttCTTTCTCGGCCTCCTCCTCGTCACAGAG GGGGGCTTGTATTTCCTTCAACTCTTTGACCATTATGTTTGCAGCGGCAACAATCTTCTCCTCCTGTCAGTGTGTCAGTCGATAGCGATTGGATGGATATACG GTGCAGACCGTCTCTATGACAACATTGAAGACATGATTGGCTATCGTCCGTGGCCGCTGATGAAGTATTGCTGGCTTTACGTTACCCCTGGTGTTTGTCTG GGCACCTTCATCTTTTCAGTGGTGAAGTACAAACCTCTCAAGTTCAACAAAACCTACACCTACCCGACCTGGGCCTACGCTCTTGGCTGGTTTCTTGGACTTTTCTGCGTTCTCCTGGTTCCACTGTGGATCATCTTCAAACTTACTCAGATGAAAGGAACAATATCTCAG AATTTCATGCAGCTTTGCCGTCCTGAAAAcaagacacaaaacacagagaaccagcCTGAGCAATGTCCTCTGAACCCAGACAACACGCTGACTCCTGCTGCCAACGAATACAAGGGAAGTGGTGGATCTGAGATGGAGATGCAAGT agccccccccacccccctcggCAGCAACTCGGGCACGTTTCGGCCACCCGATCCTCCCCTATTGTTCTAA
- the frs3 gene encoding fibroblast growth factor receptor substrate 2 yields MGSCWSCLYRDPIRDNHLTKFKVTNVDDEGNELGSGIMELTQTELILHTRKRDAIRWPYLCLRRYGYDSNLFSFESGRRCQTGQGIFAFKCSRAEEIFNLLQELMQCNSINVVEESMMMSRSGHTPEMDMSRTPQTPNTPAFPVQAFPNGYPGYPIRGDSSQPSLADDHGHSLMGLDDQTHTYVNTVSMEGDLSMRHCVHSLPEVRPSTFTESTRGAMPIGGQGNPQSNLRCCPLEEHKDPQVFLQPSSQEVKFMLGPTPAQRHLLERERERERERERERHGHNPHNLQPVEGATGSETEGDEPSMHLCNSHSYHHFHHHAHRHPGHKHPDSCQSGELTYENINGLRSVRKQRLSPSSVSQSVGSSSSSSTGDSHSHSLLHPHPHGPSSLPPQGYACERGMGGGHRRTALLNYENLPSLPPVWEYSALQRDDEQEEDDDEQDDEEYEEEEEDFDEYEFSEGPGTPNGYHQDGRIHRDALQNYVNTEQVQPPRLPHACPPHPRPCQPDRGGGIFSFDFGRRSRSGVGGCEHGHMPPSRQLNYIQVDLEGEPPCQALGGGGAQSQPQHQRLPPIKCGAQAPRRSECYAVIDLKKTAAMSNLQKALPRDDGTSRKTRHNSTDLPL; encoded by the exons ATGGGGAGCTGTTGGAGCTGTCTGTACAGAGACCCCATCCGAGACAACCATCTCACCAAATTCAAG GTCACTAATGTGGATGATGAGGGCAACGAGCTGGGCTCTGGCATCATGGAGCTCACACAGACCGAGCTCATTCTTCACACACGCAAGAGAGACGCCATCCGGTGGCCATATCTCTGCCTGCGACGCTACGGCTACGACTCCAACCTGTTCTCTTTTGAGAGTGGTCGCCGCTGTCAGACTGGGCAGG GAATCTTTGCATTCAAGTGTTCACGGGCAGAGGAGATCTTCAACTTGCTCCAGGAGCTGATGCAATGTAACAGCATCAACGTGGTGGAAGAGTCGATGATGATGAGTCGCAGTGGTCACACACCGGAGATGGACATGTCTCGCACGCCACAGACTCCCAACA CTCCAGCATTCCCTGTTCAGGCTTTTCCCAATGGATACCCTGGTTATCCAATCAGAGGCGACTCCTCCCAACCCTCTCTTGCTGATGATCATGGACATAGTCTCATGGGTTTGGACGACCAG ACCCACACCTATGTAAACACTGTTAGCATGGAGGGGGATCTCTCTATGCGTCACTGTGTGCACTCCCTACCTGAGGTGCGGCCCAGCACTTTCACCGAATCAACACGGGGAGCCATGCCCATCGGTGGCCAAGGAAACCCGCAGTCCAACCTGCGGTGCTGTCCCCTGGAGGAGCATAAAGATCCTCAGGTGTTTTTACAGCCGTCCTCCCAGGAGGTCAAATTCATGCTGGGCCCCACTCCAGCACAGCGCCatctgctggagagagagagggagagagagcgcgAGAGAGAGCGCGAGAGGCATGGGCACAATCCTCACAACCTTCAGCCAGTAGAGGGTGCAACAGgctcagagacagagggagatgagcCCTCTATGCACCTGTGCAACTCTCACTCCTATCACCATTTCCATCACCATGCACACCGTCACCCGGGTCACAAGCACCCCGACAGCTGTCAGAGCGGTGAGCTCACCTACGAGAACATCAACGGCCTGAGGAGCGTCCGGAAGCAGCGACTGAGTCCCAGCAGCGTGTCGCAGTCTGTTggttccagcagcagcagcagtactgGGGACAGTCACTCCCACTCCCTCCTGCACCCGCACCCCCACGGCCCGTCATCTCTCCCCCCGCAGGGTTACGCCTGTGAGAGGGGCATGGGTGGGGGGCACCGTCGGACAGCTTTGCTGAACTACGAGAACCTGCCCTCTCTTCCCCCTGTGTGGGAGTACAGCGCTCTACAGCGTGATGATGAgcaggaagaggatgatgacgaGCAGGATGATGAGGaatatgaggaggaagaagaagacttTGATGAGTACGAGTTCTCAGAAGGCCCTGGGACACCCAACGGGTACCACCAGGATGGTCGCATCCACAGAGACGCCCTGCAGAACTATGTCAACACAGAGCAGGTCCAGCCGCCCCGGCTCCCACATGCCTGTCCCCCGCATCCCCGGCCATGTCAGCcagacagagggggaggaaTATTTAGCTTTGATTTCGGCAGACGATCGAGGTCAGGGGTCGGAGGCTGTGAGCACGGCCACATGCCTCCATCACGGCAGCTGAATTACATCCAGGTGGACCTAGAGGGAGAACCTCCCTGCCAAGCCCTCGGTGGCGGGGGTGCCCAGTCCCAGCCACAGCACCAGCGCCTGCCACCCATAAAATGTGGCGCACAGGCACCCCGGCGCAGCGAATGCTACGCAGTCATTGACCTAAAGAAGACCGCTGCCATGTCCAACCTGCAGAAGGCTCTGCCCAGGGATGATGGGACTTCCAGAAAGACTCGCCACAACAGCACAGACCTGCCTCTGTAA